From a region of the Campylobacter showae genome:
- a CDS encoding HobA family DNA replication regulator has product MSDFIKWTLEAIREEGSLMSWMEERRTEWTPLLASKLKFLLEGRAFILITDSERGWFEEYFLKNINKPTNARPVLPFFSLKALYPSFENIGSKEEVSLLLDMLSLAFPNGYVFFYVGKSAEKSSQIAKGKDDSYMWLFDEQAQNSFYLSSSDGALDIKLLSLFRLFDKSIDAALFAKVAL; this is encoded by the coding sequence ATGAGTGATTTTATAAAATGGACGCTCGAGGCGATCCGCGAGGAGGGCTCGCTGATGAGCTGGATGGAGGAGAGGCGCACTGAGTGGACGCCTCTGCTCGCCTCGAAGCTTAAATTTTTACTCGAAGGACGCGCGTTTATCTTGATAACAGATAGCGAGCGTGGCTGGTTTGAAGAGTATTTTTTAAAAAATATAAACAAACCGACAAACGCCCGCCCCGTGCTACCTTTTTTCTCGCTAAAGGCGCTTTATCCGTCTTTTGAAAATATCGGCTCAAAAGAGGAAGTCTCGCTACTTTTAGATATGCTTAGCCTTGCTTTTCCAAACGGCTACGTATTTTTTTACGTCGGCAAAAGTGCCGAAAAAAGCTCGCAGATAGCCAAAGGCAAGGACGATAGCTACATGTGGCTTTTTGACGAGCAGGCGCAAAATAGCTTTTATCTCAGCTCCTCCGACGGCGCGCTAGATATCAAGCTTTTGTCGCTGTTTAGGCTTTTTGATAAGAGCATAGACGCCGCTTTATTTGCGAAAGTAGCACTCTAA
- a CDS encoding aspartate kinase — protein MLIVQKYGGTSVGTLERIENVAARAIEAKKSGADVVVVVSAMSGVTNQLVEYAEHYTKAPDGVAMDMLLSSGERVTCALLTIALINLGYPAVGLSGRLAGIITDSVHTKARIEAIDTKRMKEELKAGKIVVVAGFQGIDEKGDVTTLGRGGSDLSAVAIAGALNADLCEIYTDVDGVYTTDPRIEPKAKKLDKISYDEMLELASLGAKVLQNRSVELAKKLNVNLVTRSSFNHNEGTLITKEESMEAVLVSGIALDKNQARVTLRGVVDKPGIAAEIFTALAEKNINVDMIIQNVGQDGTTNLGFTVPQNELHVAKECMDKLSASREILYNDEIVKVSVVGVGMKSHTGVASLAFQTLANEGINIQMISTSEIKISMIVDQKYGELAVRALHEAYKLDK, from the coding sequence ATGTTAATCGTCCAAAAATACGGCGGCACGAGCGTAGGGACGCTTGAGAGGATAGAAAACGTCGCCGCTAGAGCGATAGAGGCTAAAAAAAGCGGAGCAGACGTCGTAGTCGTGGTCTCGGCTATGAGCGGCGTGACTAATCAGTTGGTGGAGTACGCCGAGCATTATACGAAAGCTCCCGACGGCGTGGCGATGGATATGCTGCTTAGCTCCGGCGAGCGCGTTACCTGCGCGCTTTTAACGATAGCGCTGATAAATTTAGGCTATCCCGCAGTTGGTCTAAGCGGTAGGCTAGCGGGCATCATAACAGACAGCGTGCATACCAAGGCTAGGATCGAGGCGATAGATACTAAGCGTATGAAAGAGGAGCTAAAGGCGGGCAAGATCGTCGTAGTAGCGGGCTTTCAGGGTATAGACGAAAAGGGCGACGTAACGACTCTGGGACGAGGCGGTAGCGATCTTAGCGCAGTGGCGATCGCAGGCGCGCTAAATGCCGATCTTTGCGAGATTTATACCGACGTAGACGGAGTTTATACCACCGATCCTCGCATCGAGCCAAAGGCTAAAAAGCTAGATAAAATCAGCTACGACGAGATGCTAGAGCTTGCGAGCCTAGGCGCAAAGGTGCTGCAAAACCGCTCAGTCGAGCTAGCTAAAAAGCTAAACGTAAATTTAGTCACCAGAAGCAGCTTTAATCACAACGAAGGAACACTAATAACAAAGGAAGAGAGTATGGAAGCAGTGCTTGTAAGCGGTATCGCGCTAGATAAAAACCAAGCTAGAGTAACTTTAAGAGGCGTGGTCGATAAGCCGGGCATCGCGGCTGAAATTTTCACCGCGCTTGCAGAAAAAAACATAAACGTAGATATGATAATCCAAAACGTAGGCCAGGACGGCACGACGAATCTTGGCTTTACCGTACCGCAAAACGAACTTCACGTCGCAAAAGAGTGCATGGATAAACTAAGCGCGTCGAGGGAAATTTTATACAACGACGAGATAGTCAAGGTCTCGGTCGTGGGCGTAGGTATGAAAAGCCACACGGGAGTAGCGTCTTTGGCTTTCCAAACGCTGGCAAACGAGGGTATAAACATCCAAATGATCTCGACTAGTGAGATAAAAATCTCGATGATCGTCGATCAAAAATACGGCGAACTGGCAGTTCGCGCGCTACACGAAGCTTATAAACTCGATAAATGA
- a CDS encoding RNA pyrophosphohydrolase produces MEKKYRPNVAAVILAPSYPFDCRIFIAQRCDMTGIWQFPQGGIDDGETPCEALKRELKEEIGTDDVDVLSEYPQWLSYDFPEGTSSRKFYNFDGQTQKYFLVRLRPSAKININTKKPEFDEYRFINSSEVLSDVNHFKKPIYSKVIGYFKEKGFI; encoded by the coding sequence ATGGAAAAGAAATATAGACCAAACGTCGCGGCGGTCATACTTGCGCCCTCTTATCCGTTTGATTGCAGGATATTTATCGCGCAAAGGTGCGATATGACGGGTATTTGGCAGTTTCCCCAGGGCGGTATAGACGACGGCGAGACGCCGTGCGAGGCTCTAAAAAGAGAGCTCAAAGAGGAGATAGGTACGGATGATGTGGATGTGCTCAGCGAGTATCCGCAGTGGCTTAGCTACGACTTCCCTGAGGGTACGAGCAGTAGGAAATTTTATAACTTTGACGGGCAGACGCAAAAGTATTTTTTGGTGCGGCTAAGACCTAGTGCGAAGATAAATATAAACACCAAAAAGCCCGAATTTGACGAATATAGATTTATAAACTCAAGCGAGGTTTTGAGCGACGTAAACCACTTCAAAAAGCCGATTTATAGCAAGGTTATCGGCTACTTTAAAGAGAAAGGATTTATCTAA